One region of Tachysurus vachellii isolate PV-2020 chromosome 11, HZAU_Pvac_v1, whole genome shotgun sequence genomic DNA includes:
- the LOC132853820 gene encoding solute carrier family 12 member 2-like, which yields MSDAPSSPPSGQKPTLKFPGTSQSRFQVDRVAEAAAAASGAPKTPPVPRSGRTSEGSAGSGEEAKGRFRVVNFLDPSGASADGGSDVPFDGDTVRSEASAGGFSHFSDTHSSTYYLRTFGHNTIDAVPNIDFYRQTQATLEEKLIRPSLSELHDELDKDPFEDGLAYGEELAATDAAALKDAPESKGGTVKFGWIKGVLVRCMLNIWGVMLFIRMSWIVGQAGIALSCAIILIAVLVTTITGLSTSAIATNGFVRGGGAYYLISRSLGPEFGGSIGLIFAFANAVAVAMYVVGFAETVVELLGSVDALITDEINDIRIVGTLTIILLLGISMAGMEWEAKAQIVLLIILVAAVFNYFIGSFIPMESKEPKGFFGYNAAIMMENIKPDFRDGETFFSVFAIFFPAATGILAGANISGDLLDPQTAIPKGTLLAILITGIVYIAIAVSNGSCIVRNATGHVNDTIVGSLANCTNAACTLGYDFSSCKEGVCKYGLQNDFQVMSLVSAFGPLISAGIFSATLSSALASLVSAPKVFQALCKDNIYPGLQVFAKGYGKNNEPLRGYVLTFIIGLAFILIAELNVIAPIISNFFLASYALINFSVFHASLANSPGWRPSFKYYNKWVSMAGAVLCCVVMFVINWWAALLTNVIVLALYIYVSYKKPDVNWGSSTQALMYNQALSHSLHLTGVEDHVKNFRPQCLVMIGAPNSRPALLHLVHAFTKKMGLMVCGHVRTASRRPNYKEIMNDQARYQRWLLKKRIKAFYTPVFAEDLRQGAQYLLQASGLGRLKPNTMILGFKNNWRDGDMKDVEIYINTIHDAFDLQFGVVILRLKEGLDISHIQSQDEFLSSTEKAIGMKEMLVAINMGKDADDSLQLSSRTTSGQSSPLIIRDTKSTQVQLSIADEKLLSASQQFKKKQCKGTIDVWWLFDDGGLTLLIPYLLTNKKKWNDCKIRVFIGGKINRIDHDRRAMATLLSKFRIDFSDINVLGDINIKPQKHNKENFLEMIEPYRLKEDDMEQEDAERLKTEEPWRITDNELELYKAKTNRQIRLNELLKEHSSTANLIVMSMPLARKGTVSSALYMCWLETLSNGLPPILLVRGNHQSVLTFYS from the exons ATGTCAGATGCACCATCATCACCTCCATCAGGCCAGAAACCTACTCTGAAGTTCCCTGGAACTTCTCAGAGCCGGTTTCAGGTGGATCGCGTAGCAGAGGCGGCTGCTGCTGCGAGTGGAGCACCAAAAACTCCACCAGTACCGAGATCTGGTAGAACATCGGAGGGATCTGCTGGAAGTGGAGAGGAGGCTAAAGGTCGATTTCGAGTCGTGAACTTTTTGGATCCATCAGGCGCTTCTGCAGATGGAGGATCAGATGTGCCGTTTGATGGCGACACGGTGCGCAGCGAAGCCTCAGCAGGAGGTTTTAGCCAtttttctgacacacactccaGCACGTATTATCTGCGAACCTTCGGCCATAACACCATCGATGCGGTACCAAATATCGATTTTTACCGGCAAACCCAGGCGACTCTTGAAGAGAAGCTTATTCGGCCATCGCTATCCGAACTTCATGATGAGCTTGATAAA GATCCCTTTGAGGATGGCTTAGCATATGGGGAGGAGCTGGCAGCTACAGATGCTGCTGCATTAAAGGATGCGCCTGAGTCCAAGGGCGGCACAGTGAAGTTTGGTTGGATAAAGGGTGTCCTC GTACGATGTATGCTGAACATCTGGGGAGTGATGCTCTTCATTCGTATGTCATGGATTGTTGGCCAAGCTGGCATTG CTCTGTCATGCGCTATCATTTTAATAGCAGTTTTGGTGACTACTATCACTGGTCTTTCCACTTCAGCAATAGCCACCAACGGCTTTGTGCGAGGAG GTGGGGCATATTACTTGATATCTAGGAGTTTGGGTCCAGAGTTTGGTGGATCCATTGGCCTCATTTTTGCCTTTGCAAATGCTGTTGCTGTTGCCATGTATGTTGTGGGTTTTGCTGAAACTGTAGTAGAGCTCCTTGGT AGTGTAGATGCTCTCATCACAGATGAGATCAATGACATCCGTATAGTTGGCACCCTTACCATCATTTTGCTGCTTGGCATATCTATGGCAGGAATGGAATGGGAGGCTAAG GCCCAGATTGTGCTGTTGATAATTCTTGTGGCAGCAGTGTTTAACTACTTCATCGGTTCATTCATCCCCATGGAATCAAAAGAGCCCAAAGGCTTTTTTGGTTATAATG CTGCAATTATGATGGAGAACATTAAACCAGATTTCAGAGATGGGGAAacgtttttctctgtttttgccATCTTCTTTCCTGCTGCAACTGGCATATTAGCAGGAGCTAATATCTCAGGGGATCTATTA GATCCACAGACTGCCATTCCAAAGGGAACCTTACTGGCTATTCTCATTACTGGGATTGTGTATATTGCAATTGCTGTGTCTAATG GTTCGTGCATTGTACGCAATGCAACAGGTCATGTTAATGACACCATCGTAGGCTCTCTTGCGAACTGCACAAATGCAGCTTGTACACTTGGTTATGACTTCTCCAGTTGCAAGGAAGGGGTCTGCAAGTACGGGTTACAAAATGATTTCCAG GTCATGAGTTTGGTGTCTGCTTTTGGACCACTTATCAGTGCTGGAATCTTCTCTGCAACTCTCTCGTCCGCTCTTGCATCTTTAGTCAGTGCTCCAAAAGTATTTCAG GCTTTGTGTAAGGATAACATCTACCCAGGCTTACAGGTTTTTGCCAAAGGCTATGGAAAGAACAATGAACCTCTGCGTGGCTATGTCCTAACATTCATCATTGGTCTGGCTTTCATACTAATTG CTGAGCTAAATGTTATCGCTCCCATCATTTCCAACTTTTTCTTGGCCTCTTATGCCTTGATCAATTTCTCTGTCTTCCATGCATCTTTGGCTAACTCCCCAG GATGGCGTCCGAGTTTTAAATACTACAATAAGTGGGTATCAATGGCTGgagctgtgctgtgctgtgtggtTATGTTTGTAATCAACTGGTGGGCTGCACTTCTTACCAATGTCATTGTCCTGGCACTCTACATTTATGTCAGCTACAAGAAACCAG ATGTAAACTGGGGCTCATCCACACAAGCTCTCATGTACAACCAGGCATTGTCACACTCTCTGCATCTTACTGGTGTAGAGGATCATGTTAAGAACTTCAG ACCTCAGTGTCTTGTAATGATTGGTGCCCCAAATTCAAGGCCAGCACTACTTCATCTAGTACATGCTTTCACCAAAAAAATGGGCCTAATGGTCTGTGGCCACGTTCGTACG GCTTCACGAAGGCCAAACTATAAGGAGATTATGAATGACCAGGCGCGTTATCAACGTTGGCTTCTTAAAAAACGGATCAAGGCTTTTTATACTCCGGTTTTTGCTGAGGACCTCAGACAAGGAGCCCAATATCTGTTACaa GCTTCTGGTTTGGGTCGTCTAAAGCCAAACACAATGATACTTGGATTTAAAAACAACTGGAGGGATGGTGACATGAAAGATGTAGAAATATATATCAACACAATTCA tgatgCTTTTGACCTACAGTTTGGTGTGGTCATCTTAAGGCTAAAGGAGGGTTTAGACATTTCCCATATTCAAAGCCAAG ATGAATTTCTGTCTTCAACTGAGAAAGCTATTGGGATGAAGGAGATGTTGGTGGCTATTAACATGGGAAAAGATGCAGATGATTCGTTGCAACTATCATCTAGGACTACCAGTGGTCAAAGCAGTCCCCTCATTATCAGAG ACACCAAGAGTACGCAAGTGCAGCTTAGCATTGCAGATGAAAAGCTGCTGTCAGCTAGTCAGCAGTTCAAAAAGAAACAGTGCAAGGGCACCATCGATGTTTGGTGGTTGTTTGATGATGGAG GGCTGACATTGCTGATACCATATTTGCTAACTAACAAGAAAAAATGGAACGATTGCAAGATTCGTGTCTTCATTGGTGGAAAGATTAACAGGATCGATCATGACCGCAGAGC AATGGCTACATTACTGAGCAAGTTCAGGATTGACTTCTCTGACATTAATGTACTTGGAGATATCAACATAAAGCCACAGAAACACAA TAAAGAAAATTTTTTGGAGATGATTGAGCCATACAGACTGAAGGAGGATGATATGGAGCAGGAGGATGCTGAGAGGTTGAAGACTGAGGAACCATGGAGGATTACTGATAATGAACTGGAATTGTACAAGGCCAAG ACAAATCGCCAAATAAGATTGAATGAATTGCTAAAGGAGCACTCAAGCACAGCAAACCTCATCGTCAT GAGCATGCCACTTGCCAGGAAAGGAACAGTCTCTAGTGCCCTATACATGTGCTGGCTGGAAACCCTGTCTAATGGTCTTCCACCAATTCTGCTTGTAAGAGGAAACCATCAAAGTGTCCTTACATTCTACTCATAA
- the znf608 gene encoding zinc finger protein 608: MWRMSVTSSAGQRTKANGVDAYDSGDDWEIGLGDLIIDLEADLEKDRRKSEMNRNLTVKSPAEELPFGVAAESTSAAYDGLVSPAADFCTDVRRFKEKRRNSCASDCGDKLRSFDPPPRAVPKVCITKRREAQGRPGEAFAMNSSDANAPCAKGKEGKRGKHQSKGLRKEKDCLRTRKEKHGEGFELENGRSFGRTEESSRYCAHGGTAVMERDEMDVKGIRASAFVVEEDGGSCEREHNHKTLSIKTRSVGTNTQEAERAVESNYMEPCQPGTSVNLEGIVWHETEEGVLVVNVTWRKRTYVGTLLDCTKHDWAPPRFCESPISDSEMTCGRGRGKRMRLAVSDQSATEPGLSKIRGLTHKRRGVGIGNKGRRGSLNFSTCRTPTYFSVEDIKSSSLMCGKRISKAPPDLDLTLLSEDIRNGNGKRIRTKSRSAPSTPQGKSDPLFLDQVCASPILIDCPHPNCNKKYKHINGLRYHQSHAHLDSNSKQEFEAESEDRLSDYDESLSSMPLDSSENLDIISKKPRTMYKLNSGGSLKNRKLLLSTDHSPPANSKQRRNVIGKDGSTDDLNNLPLISNMSVVLENCLITDRNSSIEMPKLEAEGVIDKREVKKENGVAERCSAKTRTNRFIVTTPAPPKLIAIPTFPSKITDGSSHQPSPSVAITKTKNLSLKPIKPKLDIVAQVNMSNAAIVVSKENKRKEKHRLKDRNYKDSRSPKADPAFIKADDLKSIGKDLPVSLLKEHLSKQDVVNGLSETQESRMASIRAEADKVYTFTDNAPSPSIGSSARMDSGTLSNCDSSTTKTNSPAYSDISDVAEDGGLNSRSRRNSAPDSNLNGNINPKIQISSVTTAMGKETQASTHGHAYESYGLPGYMHSGQGNSAAYLKVSTPYSRTKEDVRELSEDLKTSESIADSSSQSQLQLAMTQTQTALAQSLYYGQYTRNAPIDQKVLIVPNNHRQQNEACCDDVQCSKQSRAQARRGPEQKERTKEDTKQMITSSVAIHKGTNSNKISCSKPGFIYVELDKQLPLQQPQVKSSIMSITKDQGLNKESEDFNSECQNAKTNVDTNVTYLNASESQSWSHSFQSKYVKHQNQEVNKVSQEIGPDKGKDWHVPPEPQPRLEAELQNVHCETPSDDIEENTRAEVEKTPSETSENPQSTRVAVSSSQQSYIQYQHSYPYLHLCETNNTSFSVMSPALVHNYPGYHYPLYGKTPEREESSGMQHSKSVSDPTDLELLPPHSHPYHGKCPVPGDPGGTEQEDRDTERERESVPFAHHLHTHHHTHLGMSYSLVSGQYDQFQGEKKS; the protein is encoded by the exons ATGTGGAGAATGTCAGTCACTTCCTCCGCTGGACAGAGAACTAAGGCAAACGGAGTTGATGCGTACGACAGCGGCGATGATTGGGAGATTGGACTCGGCGATCTGATCATCGACCTGGAAGCCGATTTGGAAAAGGATCGCAGGAAATCAGAGATGAATCGCAATCTGACCGTAAAAAGTCCCGCGGAGGAGCTGCCGTTCGGTGTTGCAGCGGAAAGCACCAGCGCCGCGTACGATGGTCTCGTGAGTCCCGCCGCCGATTTCTGCACCGATGTGAGAAGATTCAAAGAGAAGCGGCGCAATTCATGCGCGAGCGACTGCGGCGACAAATTACGGTCCTTCGACCCGCCGCCGCGCGCGGTTCCCAAAGTGTGCATCACTAAGCGGCGTGAAGCTCAAGGACGCCCCGGAGAGGCATTCGCAATGAATTCGAGTGATGCAAACGCTCCTTGCGCCAAAGGCAAAGAGGGCAAGAGAGGAAAACATCAGAGCAAAGGActtagaaaagaaaaggacTGTTTGCGGACGCGTAAAGAGAAGCACGGAGAAGGATTTGAATTGGAGAATGGTCGTTCTTTCGGGAGGACCGAAGAGAGCTCGCGCTATTGTGCACACGGTGGAACGGCGGTCATGGAAAGGGACGAAATGGACGTAAAGGGGATAAGGGCTAGTGCTTTTGTTGTGGAGGAGGATGGCGGGAGCTGTGAGCGAGAGCACAACCACAAAACG TTAAGTATAAAAACCAGGTCAGTGGGGACCAATACACAAGAAGCTGAAAGAGCTGTTGAGTCAAACTACATGGAGCCATGTCAACCAGGAACAAGCGTAAATCTGGAAGGGATTGTGTGGCATGAAACAGAGGAGG GGGTTCTTGTTGTGAATGTGACGTGGAGAAAAAGGACCTATGTTGGAACTCTCTTAGACTGTACCAAGCATGACTGGGCTCCCCCTCG GTTTTGTGAGTCTCCAATAAGTGATTCTGAAATGACATGTGGTCGGGGACGTGGTAAACGGATGAGACTGGCAGTGTCAGATCAGTCTGCGACAGAACCTGGCCTCTCCAAGATAAGAGGACTGACACATAAGAGACGTGGCGTGGGCATAGGCAACAAAGGGAGACGAGGCAGTCTAAACTTTAGTACTTGTAGGACCCCTACATACTTTTCAGTAGAGGACATTAAGTCAAGTTCACTTATGTGCGGCAAACGGATAAGCAAAGCTCCACCTGATCTAGATTTGACCTTGCTTTCTGAGGACATTAGGAATGGAAATGGGAAAAGAATTCGCACCAAATCTAGGAGTGCTCCATCTACTCCACAAGGGAAATCTGATCCATTGTTTTTGGACCAGGTCTGTGCCTCACCAATATTAATTGACTGTCCACACCCTAATTGCAACAAGAAATACAAGCATATTAATGGGCTTCGCTATCACCAATCACATGCACACTTGGACAGCAACAGCAAACAAGAGTTTGAGGCAGAGAGTGAGGACCGGCTTTCTGATTATGATGAATCACTCAGCAGCATGCCTCTTGATTCTAGTGAGAATCTTGATATTATTTCAAAAAAGCCACGAACCATGTATAAGCTTAATTCTGGTGGATCTTTAAAGAACAGAAAGTTATTACTCAGCACTGATCACAGTCCCCCAGCAAACTCTAAGCAGCGAAGAAATGTAATAGGCAAAGATGGATCAACTGATGACTTAAACAACCTGCCACTTATTTCAAACATGTCTGTAGTCCTTGAGAACTGCCTTATTACAGATCGTAACTCATCTATAGAAATGCCCAAACTTGAAGCAGAGGGTGTCATTGATAAGAGGGAAgttaaaaaggaaaatggagTAGCTGAAAGGTGCTCAGCCAAAACTAGGACCAACAGGTTTATTGTTACTACCCCTGCACCCCCAAAGCTTATTGCTATTCCTACATTTCCTAGTAAAATCACAGATGGTTCCTCTCATCAACCTTCACCATCTGTAGCTATCACAAAAACTAAGAATCTTTCACTGAAACCCATCAAGCCAAAATTGGATATTGTAGCACAAGTTAATATGTCAAATGCAGCCATAGTGGTAAGCAAGGAAaataagagaaaggaaaagcaCAGGCTAAAGGACAGAAATTATAAAGATTCACGAAGTCCAAAAGCCGATCCCGCTTTCATAAAGGCTGATGACCTAAAAAGTATAGGAAAGGACTTACCAGTAAGCTTATTAAAAGAGCATCTGAGCAAGCAGGATGTTGTTAATGGTCTTAGTGAAACTCAAGAAAGTCGAATGGCAAGTATTAGAGCCGAGGCTGACAAGGTGTACACTTTTACTGACAATGCACCAAGTCCCTCAATTGGAAGCTCTGCAAGAATGGACTCAGGCACACTTTCAAACTGTGACAGTAGTACCACCAAGACCAACAGTCCAGCATACTCAGACATATCAGATGTGGCAGAGGATGGTGGATTAAATTCTAGATCAAGGAGAAACTCAGCTCCTGATTCaaatttaaatggaaatatcAATCCCAAGATCCAAATTTCTTCAGTCACTACAGCCATGGGAAAAGAAACTCAGGCATCAACTCATGGTCATGCTTATGAATCTTATGGTCTTCCAGGCTACATGCACTCTGGACAAGGAAACTCTGCTGCTTACTTAAAGGTTTCTACACCTTATTCTAGAACTAAGGAGGATGTTCGAGAGTTAAGCGAGGACCTGAAAACCTCAGAATCAATTGCTGATTCCAGCTCTCAGTCACAGCTTCAATTAGctatgacacaaacacagactgctTTAGCTCAGTCCCTGTACTATGGACAGTATACTCGTAATGCCCCTATAGACCAGAAGGTTTTAATAGTTCCAAACAATCACAGGCAGCAGAATGAGGCATGCTGTGATGATGTGCAATGCAGCAAACAAAGCCGAGCTCAAGCAAGACGTGGACCTGAACAGAAAGAACGAACAAAAGAGGATACAAAACAGATGATAACATCATCTGTGGCCATTCATAAGGGAACAAACTCGAATAAAATCAGCTGTTCAAAACCTGGTTTCATCTATGTAGAGTTGGACAAACAGTTACCTCTTCAGCAGCCCCAGGTGAAATCTTCTATTATGTCAATAACAAAAGACCAGGGGCTTAACAAGGAGTCGGAAGACTTCAACTCAGAATgtcaaaatgcaaaaacaaatgtgGATACAAATGTAACATATCTAAAT GCTTCAGAATCACAGTCCTGGAGCCACTCATTTCAGTCCAAATATGTGAAGCATCAAAATCAAGAGGTAAACAAGGTCTCTCAGGAAATAGGCCCAGACAAGGGGAAAGACTGGCATGTGCCTCCTGAGCCACAGCCCAGACTGGAGGCTGAACTTCAAAATGTACATTGTGAGACACCTTCTGATGACATCGAGGAGAATACTAGAGCAGAAGTAGAAAAGACACCTAGTGAAACCTCTGAAAACCCACAGAGCACAAGAGTTGCAGTGTCATCTTCTCAACAATCTTACATCCAGTACCAGCACTCTTACCCATACCTACATCTGTGTGAGACAAATAACACATCATTTAGTGTGATGTCACCAGCATTGGTGCACAACTATCCAG GCTACCATTACCCTCTATATGGGAAGACACCTGAGAGAGAGGAATCAAGTGGGATGCAGCACAGCAAGTCAGTTTCTGATCCTACAGACCTTGAGCTGCTGCCACCTCATAGTCATCCATACCATGGGAAATGTCCTGTG CCTGGGGACCCAGGAGGTACTGAACAGGAGGACAGGGACacagagcgtgagagagaatcTGTTCCATTTGCTCACCACcttcacacacatcatcacactcatcTGGGCATGAGCTACTCTCTTGTGTCAGGGCAGTATGATCAATTtcaaggtgaaaaaaaaagctaa
- the LOC132853510 gene encoding GRAM domain-containing protein 2B: protein MEKAFGCDDTALRSSSNTDRPTCPVLPSQLNEHVLQCHSTENGTVENSRRIMKSNMSISMDSQSEILERRGKPTLIRSKTFDPSLLSHVQCDIESKTERKKQHSCHFHRTNTQYHKLFKDISENELLKQSYTCALQKDILYQGRLFVSDNWICFHSKVFGKDTKIAIPVISVSVIKKTKTAILVPNALIIATALERYVFVSFLSRDATYKVLMSVCSNLDDKCLGNSPVPHSSADGNYTVSPSSLPMNYAADLSDLDGPVDQRRQEIGYSSSSDSPDSPLYKKIAEHKRNVFDSKTQRPSLLNVLLMVYLFLICILMMSSCYMAYKIIYLEKRLNSIGSMAELTHSGDEYNCIFSEDTSSIYSAVSINLVKLEKIQRGLKKLLDET from the exons tcatAGTACTGAAAATGGGACAGTGGAGAACTCAAGGAGAATAATGAAATCAAACATGTCCATATCAATGGACAGTCAATCTGAAATcttggaaagaagaggaaaaccAACACTAATTAG GTCCAAAACATTTGATCCCTCATTATTGTCACATGTCCAATGTGACATTGAGTCAAAGACTGAAAGGAAGAAGCAGCACAGCTGCCAT TTTCATCGAACAAATACCCAATACCACAAACTTTTCAAAGATATTAGTGAAAATGAGTTGCTGAAACAAA GTTACACATGTGCACTGCAGAAAGATATTCTTTACCAAGGGAGACTTTTTGTGTCTGATAACTGGATCTGTTTCCACTCCAAAGTTTTTGGTAAAGACACAAAG ATTGCCATTCCAGTTATATCTGTATCAGTAATAAAGAAAACTAAAACTGCAATCTTGGTACCAAATGCATTGATTATTGCCACAGCACTTGAAAGG tatgtttttgtgtcattCCTGTCCCGAGACGCAACATACAAGGTTTTGATGTCAGTGTGCTCCAATTTGGAT GACAAGTGTCTAGGAAACAGCCCTGTTCCCCATTCCTCTGCAGATGGCAATTATACAGTATCACCTTCCTCACTTCCCATG AATTATGCAGCAGATTTGTCAGATTTGGATGGCCCAGTGGATCAAAGAAGACAAGAAATCGGATATAGCAGTAGCTCAGACTCTCCAGATTCACCGTTATATAAGAAAATTGCAG AACACAAACGGAATGTTTTTGACAGTAAAACCCAGAGACCAAGCTTGTTAAATGTTCTTCTGATGGTGTATCTATTTCT AATCTGCATTTTGATGATGTCTTCGTGTTACATGGCTTACAAGATCATATATTTGGAAAAGAGGCTGAACTCTATAGGCTCTATGGCTGAATTAACACATTCTGG AGATGAATATAACTGCATATTCTCTGAGGATACTTCTAGCATCTACTCTGCTGTGTCCATTAATCTTGTGAAGTTGGAAAAG ATTCAGAGAGGCCTAAAGAAACTCTTGGATGAGACTTAG